In Prunus dulcis unplaced genomic scaffold, ALMONDv2, whole genome shotgun sequence, the DNA window CTCCGATCTAACAGCTTAGCAAGACCAAAGTCCCCAACTATAGCTTCATAACTTTCGTCAAGTAAAATGTTTGCCGCTTTGACATCCCTGTGAATAATTTTTGGATTACACTGTTCATGCAAGTATAATAGTCCTCGGGCAGCCCCAAGGGCTATACACAGTCTTCTGTTCCAATCCAATGACGGTTTTTCTCGACCGGTCTCTGTCGATAAGACTCAAATCATGAGAAACCACTagcaaagaaataaaagagatgAGCTACTTAGACATACATTCAAATTTCACAAGAATACAAATGCATAAAATAACTTCGATTAGatgcagagaaaaaaaaaatccaaccaTGAATTGAATGTTACTACATCTACAAAGCCTTACTAGTTGAAGAATATAGATGTTAATGTTATGAAGAATATAAGTATTTTCTGAAACAATTTCTGAGCTAAGATAACAATTGGATTGAGATTTTCTTTAACAGAAAGCACAATTGAGACAGTAGATACATAACATCATTCTGCTGCGTCCATACCCAACATTAGTCAAGCAACAAAATGAATTATCAGAGAGCAAGTGAGTTGCACGTGcaagcaaaaaaaatgaaaacaaaccTCTCAAACGGTCAGCAACACTCCCATTTGGCATAAAAGGATAAACAAGCAACCTCTCATTCGGAGTCATACAAAAGCCATATAAACGTAAAAGGTTTCTGTGCAAAGCCAAGCCAATCATTTCAACTTCAGTTTGAAACTGCACTTCTCCAGTGAAATTCGGATCTCTCAGCCTCTTAACTGCTACCATTGTCCTATTTGGAAGACATCCTCTATAAACGACGCCATATCCACCTTGTCCTAGGATGTTTTTGGAACTAAAATTGCTGGTAGAAATTTGCAATTCCCGATAGGTGAACCGCTTCAGATGACTAAtatcaaattcataatcttGCTGCACTGCAGATATGAATCAGGGTATCTCATTAATATATACTGTCATTTATTATGCTCAATAAATTGAGTTGGCATAGATCAGGAAGTACCATAAGATGTAAAGAGAAGACGAGATCTGTACCAATGCACCCAAAAAGCAAGTAGCATCACAGAAATGACAAATGTGCAACTAATGCCTATAGCAACAGAAAGCACCCATCGGTGGTGACCGCTGGCTTTCTTTGATGAGCCTATCTCTGCAAATAAATTTTCATGAACATGTAACCGTATCTAAGGAACTGCACAatacaaatttgaatttcagaCGTTGAATTACCATGTACTGGTTTGAAGACGCCAAAGCAGATTTGTGCTGAGTCTGCTGATGAAGGATTACAAAGAAAGCTGTTCCCTGTAACGCTGCAGTGAAACATGTAAACTCTCAGCAGAATTTAAGCTGTTCAAACAAACCTCATACTGGTTGAGTTTTATAACCATCCCCCTCATTCATTTCCTGAAATAAACTCTTACTCTCTCACCAAAATCTCTTTCTGCATATAGTCTCACCTGTAGCCTTTTGCCTGTATTTTTGGAGTAGGGCCGCTAAGATTATTAAACGACAAATCTCTGTGTAAAATAGttaaaaaagaattagaatCGCTCCAAGCaatccataaataaaagtaCACAGTTAGAAATGATAGAACACATACAAGAATGAAAGACCTGTGAGATCGGCAACAAGTCTAGGAATTTGACCGCCCAATTTATTTCTACTAAGCCTCCTGAAATGCTTGGCATGGAAAAGGTTTCAAATACAAAGAAATATCACTAATAACCAATCATTATAGGAAAAATGAAACCAGAATCAACAGAAATAATAGTGCCCTGTCTATTATAAGCCCTACTCACAAGTAACTTAGGTGAGTCAGAAACCCCAAAGAACTTGGAATGTTTCCAGAAAACTGGTTACCCGAAAGGTCAAGAGTTTGAAGCTCTGAGAGTTTCCCAATCTCCATCGGGATAGGACCAGATAACTGATTGTTTTGTAACAACCTGCAATTGTAGAAACTATAAACATAAATTCACAAGTCATAACTGCAAAAACGCTTAGATTCCTTTACATGTACACAGTTAGTTACGAAAAGAAAGATAATGAGCTCCTACAATCAGGCCTCCTAACACGCATAGATTTATCCTAGTGTTCCAAAAGTTCACAATCTGAAAACGAATCTACATTGCCATGAAGCATGTTTCAACAGATTTACAATAGAAAATACAGTTGGACAGGCAATCAACCATATTCAGGAATGCCCCCAAAGAAAGAGGCTTACAGTGTACGAAGGTGACTCAAGTTCCCGATACTCGGCGAAAGCATTCCCGATAAACCCGTGCTGGCCATTTCACTAGTAAAAGTGATAACATAAAATTTCAGTTCGAGCTCAGCTAGACATACATgccaataaaaataaaaaatctgattCCACAAAATTCATAACTTGAACAGAATGAAAAAACACTCtggtttcaagtttcaacataccaagaaaacatattttttgtttcattgaTTTCCAAACAGCAAAACTGCACCTCTTTCTCTCGAAACAAACAGAAGCTAATGGAGAATGAGGGACACTTACAGGGAGATTACAAAGCCCTCAACGGAGCAACCGACCATGTTCCAAGTGCATGGATCAACGGAGTTTATGTCCCATCCCTCCATCACTCGCAGCTCAtccttcatctctctcttcactgaCATCAATGCAGCCACTGACCCAAGCAAAACAACCAACAgcattcatatttttcatcacAAAATGAAACAGAAAAGTAGAAAATGGAACTTTGGGTTTTAAATCTTGAAGGGCCAGACCTTCATAGTTGACACCCTTGGGAGAGAGAAGACTGTCAGAGGCTGTAGCCAATGGCAAACACATCAAGTAGAAGaagcaaaacccaaaaggCAGCTTTACAtgtttctttctcattttcaaCTGGAAAAAGAGACCACagggaaaacaaaagcacGAAGCAGACAACTTGTTAGGGCAACTTTTTTACTGCAAACTGCAGAGAGGCAAGATTGTGTTGAAACTTTGATTCAACTCCACaacttctcctctctctctctctctctctctctctctctcgtttctTTGTTAATGGAATCTCTCTTTATTCTTTACCTCGAAAACGAATAaattaatcataaaataaaaagaaagctctctctctctcgtttctTTGTTAATGGAATCTCTCTTTATTCTTTACCTCGAAAACGAATAaattaatcataaaataaaaagaaagcttTGGTTTAATGGAGATCGTAAGACCAGGAGGGCAACTCGAGATTGGGAAGGGACAGAGATTGTCTGCCAGGTTAAGGTGGTGGAGACTTCTGTGTGGTTGGGTGTAGGATTTTAGTAAATGCGATTGAATTCTGATTGTTGGATTTGTCGACCGACTCGATCGCATGGACCTTATAAACCTTATCGTTTGGAATCTCTCTTTACTCATGACCTCAATGTCCCTTTTGGAGCAGAcaaataatgtaaaaatttctCAAATGGCTACTGGCGCCAACTTTAACGCTGCCGATATTTTGGACTTTTCTGCACGCAAAGGACCCGCTCACTCTTTCCAGAAACGACTTCGtttcttttatcaattttaatattttattccaTTAACTCATGCGGCGCATCAAATGGAAGGAAATTGCTGGAAAATGATAACAGCCCTCAAAATGGACGAGGGTGAGAGAAAAACATCAAGTTCATTTGAGCATGCAGTGCAAATAATTCTTCCAGACATTAAATTCACCATTAGGAAGAGTGAACGTACAATGCAGCGAGACAAATGACAGAAACCACGAAAGGTAGGGATGGGGGAAGGGTGTAGAGAGCAGTACATTAAACCAGAGAACAATGCATTACACTTTCAAGTTTGCACAAACAGTAAAGCAACAGGATCCATCCGTAATTTCGAGTCAGCCAGCCACCACAAACCACCTCCAGGGCTAATAAGAaacaacatttaagtaaaacGAAAACCATCCAGCAACCAACATTCTATTAGGAGCCCTCTTTCCTAGCTATATAAATACACTTTTCCAGTTTCCTAGCCTTTCCTCTCTAGCAGCTTTCTTACCGGTCCAACTCAGACTATCATTACTATCA includes these proteins:
- the LOC117613502 gene encoding probable LRR receptor-like serine/threonine-protein kinase At5g45780 isoform X3, with the translated sequence MRKKHVKLPFGFCFFYLMCLPLATASDSLLSPKGVNYEVAALMSVKREMKDELRVMEGWDINSVDPCTWNMVGCSVEGFVISLLLQNNQLSGPIPMEIGKLSELQTLDLSGNQFSGNIPSSLGFLTHLSYLRLSRNKLGGQIPRLVADLTGLSFLDLSFNNLSGPTPKIQAKGYSVTGNSFLCNPSSADSAQICFGVFKPVHEIGSSKKASGHHRWVLSVAIGISCTFVISVMLLAFWVHWYRSRLLFTSYVQQDYEFDISHLKRFTYRELQISTSNFSSKNILGQGGYGVVYRGCLPNRTMVAVKRLRDPNFTGEVQFQTEVEMIGLALHRNLLRLYGFCMTPNERLLVYPFMPNGSVADRLRETGREKPSLDWNRRLCIALGAARGLLYLHEQCNPKIIHRDVKAANILLDESYEAIVGDFGLAKLLDRRESHVTTAVRGTVGHIAPEYLSTGQSSEKTDVFGFGILLLELITGQKALDAGNGQVQKGMILDWVRTLHEEKRLEVLVDRDLKGCFDAIELEQCVELALQCTQSSPILRPKMSEVLKILEGLVGQSGHTEASQGGNNIFDARACDFSRNCSDVHQESSFIIEAMELSGPR
- the LOC117613502 gene encoding probable LRR receptor-like serine/threonine-protein kinase At5g45780 isoform X1, whose protein sequence is MRKKHVKLPFGFCFFYLMCLPLATASDSLLSPKGVNYEVAALMSVKREMKDELRVMEGWDINSVDPCTWNMVGCSVEGFVISLEMASTGLSGMLSPSIGNLSHLRTLLLQNNQLSGPIPMEIGKLSELQTLDLSGNQFSGNIPSSLGFLTHLSYLRLSRNKLGGQIPRLVADLTGLSFLDLSFNNLSGPTPKIQAKGYSVTGNSFLCNPSSADSAQICFGVFKPVHEIGSSKKASGHHRWVLSVAIGISCTFVISVMLLAFWVHWYRSRLLFTSYVQQDYEFDISHLKRFTYRELQISTSNFSSKNILGQGGYGVVYRGCLPNRTMVAVKRLRDPNFTGEVQFQTEVEMIGLALHRNLLRLYGFCMTPNERLLVYPFMPNGSVADRLRETGREKPSLDWNRRLCIALGAARGLLYLHEQCNPKIIHRDVKAANILLDESYEAIVGDFGLAKLLDRRESHVTTAVRGTVGHIAPEYLSTGQSSEKTDVFGFGILLLELITGQKALDAGNGQVQKGMILDWVRTLHEEKRLEVLVDRDLKGCFDAIELEQCVELALQCTQSSPILRPKMSEVLKILEGLVGQSGHTEASQGGNNIFDARACDFSRNCSDVHQESSFIIEAMELSGPR
- the LOC117613502 gene encoding probable LRR receptor-like serine/threonine-protein kinase At5g45780 isoform X2 — translated: MRKKHVKLPFGFCFFYLMCLPLATASDSLLSPKGVNYEVAALMSVKREMKDELRVMEGWDINSVDPCTWNMVGCSVEGFVISLEMASTGLSGMLSPSIGNLSHLRTLLLQNNQLSGPIPMEIGKLSELQTLDLSGNQFSGNIPSSLGFLTHLSYLRLSRNKLGGQIPRLVADLTGLSFLDLSFNNLSGPTPKIQAKGYSVTGNSFLCNPSSADSAQICFGVFKPVHGSSKKASGHHRWVLSVAIGISCTFVISVMLLAFWVHWYRSRLLFTSYVQQDYEFDISHLKRFTYRELQISTSNFSSKNILGQGGYGVVYRGCLPNRTMVAVKRLRDPNFTGEVQFQTEVEMIGLALHRNLLRLYGFCMTPNERLLVYPFMPNGSVADRLRETGREKPSLDWNRRLCIALGAARGLLYLHEQCNPKIIHRDVKAANILLDESYEAIVGDFGLAKLLDRRESHVTTAVRGTVGHIAPEYLSTGQSSEKTDVFGFGILLLELITGQKALDAGNGQVQKGMILDWVRTLHEEKRLEVLVDRDLKGCFDAIELEQCVELALQCTQSSPILRPKMSEVLKILEGLVGQSGHTEASQGGNNIFDARACDFSRNCSDVHQESSFIIEAMELSGPR